Proteins from a single region of Planctomycetaceae bacterium:
- a CDS encoding DUF4159 domain-containing protein produces the protein MNSVRRVVIGVLASTMVASAAGGAERPAAEDPLDGIIQQGVAALVAMRTDDGSWRAHGKFKAGPTALAAWALLECGVKADDPGMAKTLDWLVKQDEQWTYTLALRCNALARANRATRNKFAKQLAADATLLINSTSDGSYGYDSNGTPASGDNSNAHYGMMGVEAAAESGVNVPPAYWNKVLKHWIFVQCEDGGWRYQGRAAAGTGTMTLGGIASLSTAANLSGLYRANPGKKLEALVFGRKCLDAYIDPTSRDGYYLFNLSRAAMGGGRKFYDKVDWFRAAAATLAKTQGRDGSWNGRFGDTVATSQALLFLARCRRPVLMAKLEHEGDWDRQAGDVAGLTRWIAQGEHGHLVNWQTVRTSDPADNWIDARILYITGTQDPKLDADSLERIKAFIDGGGTVLSVAQTNGDAFSKAMRAACAAMYPAAALKAVPADDPLNGGASADAPKTQKLQAVLADGRTITISKKAEARTPAASRLETLRDKGRILIVHCSDDLAASWATGSNTGPAARAFALTMNIIAATVGKIESLPPRSSGLNAAGREEP, from the coding sequence ATGAATAGCGTACGACGCGTCGTGATTGGGGTTCTGGCATCGACGATGGTCGCCTCCGCCGCCGGCGGCGCCGAGAGGCCCGCCGCAGAGGATCCCCTCGATGGGATCATTCAACAAGGTGTGGCCGCTCTGGTGGCGATGCGGACTGACGATGGGAGTTGGCGAGCGCACGGTAAGTTTAAGGCCGGACCGACAGCCTTGGCGGCCTGGGCGTTGCTGGAGTGTGGCGTCAAGGCCGACGATCCCGGAATGGCCAAAACGCTGGACTGGCTGGTCAAGCAGGATGAGCAGTGGACCTATACGCTCGCCCTGCGATGCAATGCCCTCGCCAGAGCCAATCGTGCGACGCGGAACAAGTTCGCCAAGCAATTGGCCGCCGACGCGACGCTGCTGATCAACTCCACCTCTGACGGCTCGTACGGATACGATTCCAACGGCACGCCTGCCTCGGGCGACAACTCCAATGCCCACTACGGTATGATGGGCGTCGAGGCCGCTGCCGAAAGCGGAGTCAACGTTCCGCCGGCCTACTGGAACAAAGTTCTCAAGCACTGGATCTTTGTTCAGTGCGAAGATGGTGGCTGGCGATACCAGGGCCGAGCCGCCGCCGGTACAGGAACGATGACGCTGGGAGGCATTGCCAGCCTCAGCACGGCGGCAAACCTCTCAGGTTTGTATCGTGCCAATCCGGGCAAGAAGCTTGAGGCTCTGGTCTTCGGTCGCAAATGCCTCGATGCCTATATTGATCCCACCAGTCGAGATGGCTACTACTTGTTCAACCTCAGCCGCGCCGCCATGGGCGGGGGGCGCAAGTTCTATGACAAGGTCGACTGGTTTCGCGCTGCGGCCGCCACATTGGCCAAAACGCAGGGGCGCGACGGTTCGTGGAACGGCCGCTTTGGAGATACGGTAGCGACCAGCCAGGCGCTGCTGTTCCTGGCCCGCTGTCGCCGACCGGTGCTGATGGCCAAGCTCGAACATGAGGGCGATTGGGACCGCCAGGCGGGAGATGTAGCGGGCCTGACGCGGTGGATCGCCCAAGGCGAGCACGGTCATCTCGTCAACTGGCAGACCGTGCGAACAAGCGACCCGGCCGACAACTGGATCGACGCGCGCATCCTTTATATCACCGGCACGCAGGACCCCAAGCTCGACGCGGACAGCCTTGAACGCATCAAGGCGTTTATCGACGGCGGCGGTACGGTCCTGAGCGTCGCGCAGACAAACGGCGATGCCTTCAGCAAAGCCATGCGCGCGGCGTGCGCGGCGATGTATCCCGCAGCCGCCCTCAAGGCTGTGCCCGCCGACGACCCGCTCAACGGCGGCGCTTCTGCCGATGCCCCCAAGACCCAAAAGCTCCAGGCGGTTCTTGCAGACGGCCGCACGATCACCATCAGCAAGAAAGCAGAGGCGCGCACGCCCGCGGCGTCCAGACTCGAGACCCTCCGCGACAAAGGCCGGATCCTGATTGTCCATTGCAGCGATGATCTTGCCGCCTCCTGGGCGACGGGTTCGAACACAGGCCCCGCCGCCCGCGCCTTCGCGCTGACGATGAACATCATCGCCGCGACCGTGGGGAAGATCGAATCCCTCCCGCCCCGCTCCAGCGGCCTAAACGCCGCCGGCAGGGAGGAACCCTGA
- a CDS encoding ferritin family protein, translated as MPATQSAGDDVLQMAIMMEELGSDFYEALAGVTRDVSTQDLCKRLAGEETRHRATFLKMRSELAAQGKTVLISDEKIAQARRALKADVLPNGQTLREAIASGKVSALLDLAIGMEHDAVAFYTRLAANVQDKTAIEAIIREEKIHARVLTEAKARLS; from the coding sequence ATGCCTGCCACACAATCCGCCGGCGATGACGTGCTCCAGATGGCCATCATGATGGAAGAACTCGGCAGCGATTTCTATGAGGCTCTGGCCGGCGTCACCCGCGACGTTTCAACGCAAGACCTCTGCAAGCGGCTGGCCGGCGAGGAAACCCGCCACCGCGCGACCTTTCTCAAGATGCGCAGCGAACTGGCCGCACAGGGCAAGACCGTCCTGATCAGCGACGAGAAGATCGCCCAGGCCCGCCGGGCGCTCAAAGCCGACGTGCTGCCCAACGGCCAGACCCTGCGCGAGGCCATCGCCTCGGGCAAGGTCTCGGCGCTGCTGGACCTGGCCATCGGCATGGAACACGACGCCGTGGCTTTCTACACCCGCCTGGCCGCCAACGTGCAGGACAAGACCGCCATCGAGGCCATCATTCGCGAAGAAAAGATCCACGCCCGCGTCCTGACCGAAGCCAAAGCACGTCTTTCATAA